ACTGCGGGGGAACCTGGACACGCGGATCCGGAAGATGGAGGAGGGACGGTACGACGCGATCATCCTCGCCGCCGCCGGCTTGCGCCGCCTCGGGTGGGACGGCAAGATCCGTCAATATCTCCCTGCCGACGTTTCCATCCCCGCGATCGGCCAGGGGGCGCTCGGAATCGAGATCCGGAGCGGCGACGAAAGAACCCGCGAGGCCGTGGCGTTCCTGGACGACCGGGAGACGTCCCTCGCGGTCCGGGCGGAGCGCGGCTTCCTGAAGCGGCTGGAGGGCGGGTGCCAGGTCCCCATCGCGGCGCACGGAACGGTGAACGGAGACACGGTCGCCGTCTCGGGTCTGATCGGGAAGCCCGACGGCTCGCGCATCCTGCGTGGAAGCCGGAGCGGATCCTCCTCCGACCCGGAGGCGATCGGGATCGCGTTGGCCGAGGACCTGCTCGCACAGGGCGGCAGGGAGATCCTCGACGAGGTGTACCGGCAGTCCGGTTCGTGAACGGATGACGCTCTCCGGGAAGCGGATCCTCATCACGCGCAGCGTGGAGCAGGCCGGCGAGCTGGCCGCCCTGGTCCGACGCGCCGGCGGCATTCCGGTCCTCTTCCCCACGATCCGGCTGACCCATCCCGGGAATTGCGGTCCTCTCGACCGGGAGATCGGGCGCCTCTCCTCCTTCGACTGGATCCTCTTCGCGAGCGCCAACGCGGCCCGGTTCTTCTGCGAACGCGCGGCCCGGCTCGGTGTCGGCTCCTGGCCGGGGACCCTTCAAGTTGCCAGCGTCGGGCCGGGGACGACGAAGGAGCTCGCGGCGAGGTCCGTCCCGGTCCACCGGACGGCGGAAAAGCACACCGCCGAGGGGCTCTTCGAGACGCTCCATTCGGCGGGGATCCGGGGGAAGCGGTTTCTCCTCCCGCGCGCCGAGGAGGGAAGGGAAGTCCTATCCGACGCGATCGCGCGGGAAGGCGGAGAAGTGGTGAGCGTCGTCGCCTACCGGAACGGCCTCGCGGAGAAGGACGAGGCGGTGGCCGTCGAGATCGTGTCCCGCCCGCCCGATGTCTGCACCTTCGCGTCGCCCTCGGCGTTCCGGAACCTCTTCCTTCTCCTGGGAAACGGGACGGCGAGGGAAATGCTCTCCCGGACACGCATCGCGGTGATCGGCGAGGTGACCGCGCGGGCCGTGGAACGAAGGGATTTCCGGGTGGACATCGTGCCCGAAACGTATACGCTGAAAGGGATGATGGACGCCGTCCAGGCGTTCTTCGCCGCCCATCGATCGGTCGGCCCGGGATAACGGGCGACGCTACCAGGAGGAAATCGATGCAATATCCGGAATATCGGCCCCGCCGCCTGCGGCGGAACGAAACCCTGCGCCGGATGGTCCGTGAGACGAAGCTCTCCGTGGACGACCTGATCTACCCGCTCTTCGCCGCCGCCGGGAAGGGGATCCGGGAGGAAGTCTCCTCGATGCCGGGGGTCTTCCAGCTTTCCGTCGAGAACCTCGCGAAGGAGGCGCGGGAAGTGAACACACTGGGCATCCCCGCGGTCCTGCTGTTCGGCCTCCCGGCGAAGAAGGACCCCCTCGGGAAGGACGCCTATTCGGATCACGGGATCATCCAGACCGCCGTGCGGGCGATCAAGGACGCGGTTCCCGGCCTCATGGTGGTCACCGACGTCTGCTTCTGCGAGTACACCGACCACGGCCACTGCGGGGTCCTGAAAGGGACCGAGGTCGACAACGACGCGACGCTCGAACTCCTCGCCAAGAGCGCCGTTTCCCACGCGAAGGCGGGGGCGGACATCGTCGCCCCCTCCGACATGATGGACGGACGCGTCGCCGCGATCCGGAAGGCGCTGGATCGCAACGGGCATTCGCAGATCCCCATCATGTCGTACGCGGCGAAGTACGCCGGCGGATTCTACGGCCCGTTCCGGGACGCCGCGGGGAGCGCACCGAGCTTCGGGGACCGTCGCTCCTACCAGATGGACCCGCCGAATGCCCGGGAAGCCCTGCGGGAAGTCGCTCTCGACGTGCGGGAGGGAGCCGACATCGTGATGGTCAAGCCCGCCCTGGCGTATCTCGACATCATCTACCGCGTCCGCCAGGCCTTCAACCTGCCGGTCGCGGCCTACAACGTGAGCGGTGAATACGCGATGGTGAAGGCGGCGGCGAAGCTCGGGTGGATCGACGGCGACCGCGTCACGATGGAGATCCTCGTTTCGATCAAGCGGGCCGGCGCCGACCTGATCATCACCTACGCCGCCAAGGAAGCGGCCCGCGCCCTCGCGGGCTGACGTCCTTGTCCGTTCCGCCGACGGGAAGGCCCCCCTGGCGCGTTGTCGAGCTGACGGACGTCTGCGATCGCTCGATCGAGGAGGCGTTGAACGCGGCGGCGGGGGACGGGTGGCGGTTCGAGGCGGTCCACTTCGTCACGCAGCCCGGGAACCGGCGACCCATGATGGCGTTCCTGCTGTTCACCCGGTACGCTCTCCCGGAGGAGGCCTGAACAGTGTCGCTTCCCTGGGAAGAGCAGCGGGAGTTCTTCCGGGATGCCCGGCGGGCGCGTTACCTGGCGCGGATGGTCGGGAAGGCGGCCGACCTGATCGCCGCGATGTCGCTCTGGCACATCCCCGGCGCCGCGGGGGTGCTCGCCTCCCTCTTCTACATCCTGATGTGCGACGGCTTCCCGGGCGGGCGAAGCCTGGGGAAGGTGCTCACCGGCCTCAAGGTGGTGCGGATCGACCGTGACGGGATGGATTTTACCGCATCGTTGATGCGCAATCTTTCCGTCGCCGCGCCCTTCCTCCTCTACCTCCTCCCGGTGATCGGCCCGTTCCTCGCCTACACCGTAGGGATCGCGATCCTGCTGATCGAGACGTACCTCGGTTTCTACGACCCCGACGGGCAACGGGCGGGGGACACCTTCGCCGAGACGCTCGTCGTGGAGTACCGGCAAGGGTCCGATGGCGTCCCTCTATCTGATCGACGGGCATAACGTCCTCTATCGGACGTTCTTCGGCGTTCCCCGCCTGACGGCGCCGGACGGGACGCCAACCAACGTCGTCCTCGGCGTGGCCCGAATTCTCCTGAAGATCCTGCGGGAGGAGAGCCCCGACGCGGTCGTCGCCGTCTTCGACTCGCGGGAACCGACCCCGCGTCACGAGATCTACCCCGAATACAAGGCGAACCGCCTGAAGACCCCCGAGGATCTCTCCGTGCAGATCCCCGTGGTGGACGAGATGATCGACGCCCTCGGGGTGCGTCGCCTGTCGGTGGCCGGCGCCGAGGCGGACGACATCATCGGCACACTGTCGCGCCGCGCGGAGGAGCGGGGGATGGACGTCGTCATCGTCTCCTCCGACAAGGACATGTACCAGCTCGTCTCGCCGCGGGTGAAAGTGCGCGACGGGTTGAAGGAGCACACCGTGGGGGAGGCTCAGGTCGAGGAGGTTTTCGGCGTTCCCCCGGGGAAGGTGCCTGACCTTCTCGCGCTGGCGGGGGACCCGTCCGACAACGTCCCCGGCGTCCCCGGGATCGGGGAGAAGACGGCGTCCGAGTTGATCCGGGACTTCGGTTCCCTCGACGCCGTGCTCGCCCACCCCGAAAGATTGAAAGGCGCCCGGAGGGAGAAGATCGAGAAGGGCGCCGACGCCGCGCGTCTCGCCTTGCGCCTGGTCACCATCGACCGGGACATCCCGATCCGGGAGGATTGGTCCGGGTTCGCCCCTCGCGGAATCGACGCCACCCGGGCGGTCCCCCTTTTCCGGCGCCTCGGTTTCCGGAAGCTTCTCGAGGAACTCGGCCTCGGAGAGTCGACACCTCCGGAGAGAAGCCGGGACGTCCCGAAGGGGATGGCGTGGAAACGTGCGAGTTCCGTCGCAGCCTTCCTCGATGCGCTGGGCCCCGCCGATATCGCCTCGGCCGGGTTGGCGTACGATGGCGATCGGGAAACGGTGGTCGGGATCGCCGTCGAGGGGGAGGGTGTCCACCTTCTCTCCGCGGACGCTTCGGCGCGCGCCGCGCGGGCCCTCTCCGCCCGCGGCGCCACCATCTACCTCCATGACGGGAAGGCGCTCTACCGCCGGGACGCGGGGGCGGGGGAGGACCCTCGGCTCTTCGACACACAGGTGGCGGGGTACCTGCTGGAGCCCGAGGAGGGGTCCCCCTCCTTCCCGAAACTGCGCGCGCGCTTCCTCCCGGCGTCCCTCGCCTCGGAGGCAGGGGAGTCCCCGGAGGGACGGGCGGCCGAGCGGGCGGCCACGATGCTCGCCCTCGGGAAAGTGCTCGAGCAGCGGCTCGCGGAGGCGGCCTTGCTCGATGTTTTCCGGACGATCGACATGCCGCTCCTCCCTGTCCTTCACCGGATCGAGGAGAAAGGGATCCGCATCGATCCCGGGATCTTCGCGGAACTCTCCGAGGGGCTCGCCCGCGACATCTCCGCCATCGAGCGGAAGGTGGCGGCGGCCGCCGGGACCGATTTCAACATCAACTCCCCGAAGCAGCTCGCCTTCCTCCTCTTCGAAAAGCTGGGGCTTCCCCCCGTCAAGAAGACGAAGACGGGCTACTCCACCGACGTGGAGGTCCTGGAGCGCCTGAAAGACCTCCACGAGATCCCATCGCTGGTGCTGGAATACCGAACCGTCGCGAAGATCCGCTCCACCTACGTCGATGTCCTGCCGGGAAGGATCGACCCCCGGGATGGGCGGATCCATACGACGCTCTCCCAGACGCAGGCGGCCACCGGGCGGCTCTCCTCCTCCGATCCGAACTTGCAGAACATCCCGATCCGCACCGAGCTTGGCCGCCGGATCCGGGCGGGGTTCGTTGCGGAGAAGGGGAATCTGTTCGTCGGGGCGGACTACTCCCAGGTGGAGCTGCGCCTGCTCGCGCACCTGTCCGGGGACGCGGAGCTGATCCGCCGTTTCCGTCAGGGAGACGATATCCACACTGCGACGGCGGCCGCCGTCTTCGGTGTAGACCCGTCCGCCGTCAGCCCCGAGCTGCGGCGCCGCGCGAAGGTGATCAACTTCGGAATCCTCTACGGCATGAGCCCGTTCGGTCTGTCACGCGAACTGGGGATCGGCGGGAAGGAGGCGAAGACGTACATCGACCAGTATTTCGACCGGTATCCAGGCGTCAAGGAATACATTGATGGCTTGAAGACAAGTGCTCGGAAAGATGGATATGTTTTTACCGTTATGGGTCGCCGGCGCTTCCTCAAGGACATCGATTCCCGGAACAAGGTGCTGAGGGAGGCCGCGGAGCGGATGGCGATCAACACGCCGATTCAGGGGAGCGCCGCCGACCTGATCAAGATGGCGATGATACGGGTCGACCGGGAGTTCCGCGAGTCCGGGATGGAAGCGCGCTTGATCCTCCAGGTTCACGACGAGTTGATTGTCGAGGCGCCGGAGAGGGAAGCGGCCGGGTCCGAGCGGATCTTGAAGGAGGCGATGGAGGGGGTGGCGAAACTGTCGGTTCCCCTCACCGTCTCGGTAAGCCGGGGGAAGAACTGGGGGGAAATCCACTGATTTTCCTGTTCGGCATGGTGAATACTCCGCCGGGTGCAGCCGTCCTATGAACGAGAGGGAGATGGGCGGTGTTCCCGACGACGCGCTGATACGGACGACCCTCGAGGGCGACGACGGAGCGTTCGCAGAGCTGGTGGAACGGTACAAAGGCAGGGCGTTCGCCGTGGCGGTCGGGATCGTTGGCAATGGGGATGATGCGCTCGACGTCGTCCAGGACTCCTTCATCAAGGCGTATTACAAGTTGAAGGAGTTCCGGTTCGGTTCGAACTTCTACACCTGGTTCTACCGCCTCCTCGTGAACCAGGCGATCGACCGGTGGCGGAAATCCGCGCGGTCGGCGGAGGTGCCCTTTGACGAGAGCTGGCTTTCCGAGGATGCCTCGCCGCCGGACGCTTTCGCGTACCCGAAGACCCCCGAGGACCTGGTCCGGGACCGTGAGCTGGGGGAGGCTCTCCAGCGTGCCCTCGACGATCTTCCGGAGTACCACCGGGCGGTGATCGTCCTCCGGGAGGTGGACGGGATGGCGTACGACGAGATCGCCAAGGTCCTCGGGTGTTCGGTCGGGACGGTGATGTCCCGGCTGCACTACGCGCGCGCCAAGCTGAAAGAGTCCCTGAAGGCGCACAGGGAAGGGTAGGAAAGGGACGACGATGGATTGCAGGGCTGCTCTGGAAAAGATCGAGTTGAAGGCCGACGGCCTCCTCTCGCGGGGGGAGGCGGAGGGGCTGGCCGTCCACCTGGCCGGGTGTCCCGCGTGCGCCGCGGAGGATGAGGCGATCTCCGCGACCGGAACCGTGCTGCGCGCCTTGACCGGGATACGGGCAAAGGAAAAGGATCCCGCTCTCGACGCGATGTGGACTCGGGTGCGCGCAGGGATCGTGGAAAACCGGGAGACGCAGCGGCGCCCCTCCCGGATCGCGCGGTGGGCGTGGATGCCGGCGGCCGCCGCCCTTGCGGTGTTGGTGCTCCTGTTCTACCCTGCTAAGACGGATCGATCGCCCTTTCATCCGAGGACGTTCGACGTCGCCGTCGAGGACGTGGACTCCGAGGACGCCACGGTGGCGCTCGTCGACAAGGGAGAGGACCTTCCGAGGGTGATCTGGATCATCGAAGATGCCAAGACCTGACCGCCGCGGCCGCGCCGGCGCGCCGGCCCTTTTCATCCTCCTGCTCCTGCTGCTCGCCGTCGTCCCGTCCGAAGCCGCCAACACGGTTTCCGTCGACGTCGGTTCGGTCTACGCATCCAACGAAGGGACCTCGATCGACCCGACACTCGGGACGATCCGGGGGAAGCTCCAATCGATGTTCAACTACACCTCCTACCGGATGCTGGACCGCAAGCGTCGCTCCCTGTCGGTCGGTGAGACGGGGGAGTTCGAGCTCCCCGATCGGCGTGCGATGAGGGCGACACCCCTGCCGGCCCGGGGCGACAAGGTCCGTCTCCTCATCGAGATCTCCGACGGGCCGAGGAAGCTCCTCACCACCACCCTCGGGCTTCGCCGGGGCGGCATGGTCCTCGTCGGAGGACCCTCCCACAAGGCAGGCGTCCTGATCCTCATCATTTCCGCGGAGTAGCGGCAGGGGACACACCTTCCCGCAGTGGGAGGACACTCCTTGACGTTGTTCCTGGTCAAAACCAGGAATGTCCCCCCTTGCCAGGTATGTCCCCTGAAAGCGCCTGCACATGAAAGTGATCCCCCTCTGCCGTACCTCCGCCGAGAAAACCCTTCCGTGGATTGTGTCGGGGCGTTGAATATCTCCCTTTCCCCCTTCGTCGGAGGGATAGGAACGGGAAGGAGGAAGACAAAAATGAAGAAACTGATCGCCATATTGCTGACGGTGGGACTATTCGCATCCCCGATGACAGCGTCGGCGGGGGGACATGGCGGCCACGGTGGCCACGGCGGGTTCGGCGTGGGTGGATTCTTCGCAGGACTGCTGGGAGGGGCCATTCTCGGCACCGTTCTTTCGCAACCCTACGGGCCGGTCTACGCTTACCCGCCGCCCGTCTATTACGCCCCTTCCCCGGAGCAGGTCTGGGTGCCGGGACGATACGAAATGCGCTATGAACGA
This is a stretch of genomic DNA from Candidatus Deferrimicrobium sp.. It encodes these proteins:
- a CDS encoding RDD family protein, encoding MSLPWEEQREFFRDARRARYLARMVGKAADLIAAMSLWHIPGAAGVLASLFYILMCDGFPGGRSLGKVLTGLKVVRIDRDGMDFTASLMRNLSVAAPFLLYLLPVIGPFLAYTVGIAILLIETYLGFYDPDGQRAGDTFAETLVVEYRQGSDGVPLSDRRA
- a CDS encoding anti-sigma factor family protein gives rise to the protein MDCRAALEKIELKADGLLSRGEAEGLAVHLAGCPACAAEDEAISATGTVLRALTGIRAKEKDPALDAMWTRVRAGIVENRETQRRPSRIARWAWMPAAAALAVLVLLFYPAKTDRSPFHPRTFDVAVEDVDSEDATVALVDKGEDLPRVIWIIEDAKT
- the polA gene encoding DNA polymerase I — encoded protein: MASLYLIDGHNVLYRTFFGVPRLTAPDGTPTNVVLGVARILLKILREESPDAVVAVFDSREPTPRHEIYPEYKANRLKTPEDLSVQIPVVDEMIDALGVRRLSVAGAEADDIIGTLSRRAEERGMDVVIVSSDKDMYQLVSPRVKVRDGLKEHTVGEAQVEEVFGVPPGKVPDLLALAGDPSDNVPGVPGIGEKTASELIRDFGSLDAVLAHPERLKGARREKIEKGADAARLALRLVTIDRDIPIREDWSGFAPRGIDATRAVPLFRRLGFRKLLEELGLGESTPPERSRDVPKGMAWKRASSVAAFLDALGPADIASAGLAYDGDRETVVGIAVEGEGVHLLSADASARAARALSARGATIYLHDGKALYRRDAGAGEDPRLFDTQVAGYLLEPEEGSPSFPKLRARFLPASLASEAGESPEGRAAERAATMLALGKVLEQRLAEAALLDVFRTIDMPLLPVLHRIEEKGIRIDPGIFAELSEGLARDISAIERKVAAAAGTDFNINSPKQLAFLLFEKLGLPPVKKTKTGYSTDVEVLERLKDLHEIPSLVLEYRTVAKIRSTYVDVLPGRIDPRDGRIHTTLSQTQAATGRLSSSDPNLQNIPIRTELGRRIRAGFVAEKGNLFVGADYSQVELRLLAHLSGDAELIRRFRQGDDIHTATAAAVFGVDPSAVSPELRRRAKVINFGILYGMSPFGLSRELGIGGKEAKTYIDQYFDRYPGVKEYIDGLKTSARKDGYVFTVMGRRRFLKDIDSRNKVLREAAERMAINTPIQGSAADLIKMAMIRVDREFRESGMEARLILQVHDELIVEAPEREAAGSERILKEAMEGVAKLSVPLTVSVSRGKNWGEIH
- the hemB gene encoding porphobilinogen synthase: MQYPEYRPRRLRRNETLRRMVRETKLSVDDLIYPLFAAAGKGIREEVSSMPGVFQLSVENLAKEAREVNTLGIPAVLLFGLPAKKDPLGKDAYSDHGIIQTAVRAIKDAVPGLMVVTDVCFCEYTDHGHCGVLKGTEVDNDATLELLAKSAVSHAKAGADIVAPSDMMDGRVAAIRKALDRNGHSQIPIMSYAAKYAGGFYGPFRDAAGSAPSFGDRRSYQMDPPNAREALREVALDVREGADIVMVKPALAYLDIIYRVRQAFNLPVAAYNVSGEYAMVKAAAKLGWIDGDRVTMEILVSIKRAGADLIITYAAKEAARALAG
- the hemC gene encoding hydroxymethylbilane synthase, whose product is MAPSDIIRLGSRGSKLALWQAEHVRAEVERRTGKKVEITKIKTTGDMILDVPLSKVGGKGLFVKEIEEALLSNRIDLAVHSMKDVPTDLPAGLEISCITRREDPRDAFLSVAHARFEDLPVGAHVGTSSLRRQTQLMGLRPDLSIGQLRGNLDTRIRKMEEGRYDAIILAAAGLRRLGWDGKIRQYLPADVSIPAIGQGALGIEIRSGDERTREAVAFLDDRETSLAVRAERGFLKRLEGGCQVPIAAHGTVNGDTVAVSGLIGKPDGSRILRGSRSGSSSDPEAIGIALAEDLLAQGGREILDEVYRQSGS
- a CDS encoding uroporphyrinogen-III synthase, which translates into the protein MTLSGKRILITRSVEQAGELAALVRRAGGIPVLFPTIRLTHPGNCGPLDREIGRLSSFDWILFASANAARFFCERAARLGVGSWPGTLQVASVGPGTTKELAARSVPVHRTAEKHTAEGLFETLHSAGIRGKRFLLPRAEEGREVLSDAIAREGGEVVSVVAYRNGLAEKDEAVAVEIVSRPPDVCTFASPSAFRNLFLLLGNGTAREMLSRTRIAVIGEVTARAVERRDFRVDIVPETYTLKGMMDAVQAFFAAHRSVGPG
- a CDS encoding sigma-70 family RNA polymerase sigma factor; the encoded protein is MNEREMGGVPDDALIRTTLEGDDGAFAELVERYKGRAFAVAVGIVGNGDDALDVVQDSFIKAYYKLKEFRFGSNFYTWFYRLLVNQAIDRWRKSARSAEVPFDESWLSEDASPPDAFAYPKTPEDLVRDRELGEALQRALDDLPEYHRAVIVLREVDGMAYDEIAKVLGCSVGTVMSRLHYARAKLKESLKAHREG